The Polyangiaceae bacterium genome includes a window with the following:
- a CDS encoding TerB family tellurite resistance protein — MHAVIAPAIEELCAAFERHDYNPTPVIDIGVLVANADGTVDEQERALLSDVFQTLLETNLTPELVDALIRASAEVIQAAGAEPRARLVGAILHDCDAAEPGLRVALAIAFSSEGLSADERSIIDKIADAADVSQEHLAELVKEVEKHSEKGDPVSTRMSLLPEHLRSQ; from the coding sequence ATGCACGCCGTGATCGCCCCCGCCATCGAAGAGCTGTGCGCTGCTTTCGAGCGCCACGACTACAATCCCACGCCGGTGATCGACATCGGCGTGCTGGTCGCCAACGCCGACGGCACGGTGGACGAGCAGGAACGCGCGCTGTTGTCGGACGTGTTCCAGACGCTACTGGAGACCAACCTCACGCCGGAGCTGGTGGACGCCCTGATCCGCGCCAGCGCGGAGGTGATTCAGGCGGCGGGGGCGGAGCCGCGGGCCCGGCTGGTGGGCGCCATCTTGCACGACTGCGACGCGGCGGAGCCCGGGCTGCGCGTGGCGCTGGCGATTGCCTTTTCCAGTGAAGGGCTGAGCGCCGACGAGCGCAGCATCATCGACAAGATCGCGGACGCGGCCGACGTGTCGCAAGAACACTTGGCTGAGCTGGTGAAGGAAGTGGAGAAGCACTCGGAAAAGGGCGACCCCGTGAGCACGCGCATGTCGCTGTTGCCGGAGCACTTGCGGAGCCAGTAG